Genomic segment of Labrus mixtus chromosome 1, fLabMix1.1, whole genome shotgun sequence:
TGAGTAGCAGCCTCACTCTTCTACTAACTCaggtccacaggtcctgtttgttcatgtgtgtgtatttgaaccCTTGTGTATGAGAAGCACGTCTCCAGAACCAGAATTCCCCCTCAGGGATGAATAAAGAATGTAATATTAGTTGAACTGTTGAACTGACACATACAGGGCTGAATCATTATTCCTCATGTCATCTTTTTTCTGCCTTAAATCAAACAATCATTGGGTCAGTGGAATGTAACTTTAATCAATTtgaatatcaaatatttaaatatgttgtgCATTTCATGAGCAGCATATTTACCATGAAGGGAGATCTTAGATTACAGGTcaactttaattaaataaatgtaacatttagTAGTCCTTCTAAGTTTGGCTGAAACGTGTTTTCTCCATTCCGTGTGCCAGTGGTCCTTATCGGAGACTCGGGGGTGGGGAAGAGTAACCTGCTGTCTCGTTTCACCCGGAACGAGTTCAACCTTGAGAGTAAGAGCACCATCGGAGTGGAGTTCGCCACACGCAGCATCCAGGTGGACGGGAAGACGGTGAAGGCTCAGATCTGGGATACGGCTGGTCAGGAGCGCTACCGTGCCATCACATCAGCGTGAGTACAGAGGACGAGGTTATACAGACTTCAATCTACCACTCCATGTCAGTACTGTAAAGAGTTCCTGTTAGAGCATTTCAACATAATTACTCTCCTGGGAATCAGCAGGAGGACCAAAAACATGCAGAGGGACATGATATCTGTTTATATTcctgtcttctctttctttttttgtttgattatgCTCTATACTACCAAAAAATGCAtgtcttaaaggtccaatcagtgagatgtgtagagactgaaatgataaagtgagcttactatatgatcagacattaaggaaacatgctatgttgaagtgctggcacccccacatggccgttttggacgttcctcggtttgccagatatgagagcagttatcaggtcaacaggtgttgcagtgatggaagcaggcaagagaagtggttcagatagaagtgattgtacccgacctaaaaagcctctgcatgtttctaataagctccacgagcagaaacgtgctcaaactaggatcaatattggagatgtttttgaaaaatggagagagattagaacacagaaaggtttacagacccatgcagagctggataaacactgaagcttcagtgtccaccacatggcgacctgtgtgagcatcaactctagagagaaggggggggagacagctctctacaatgtttagaatttggactgcagtacccattttaaacactaggggtccgagttacatattgctgagtctctctctgttcctgaGTCTGTTCCTGAGTCtctcctgtgtctgtgtctgcagataTTACCGCGGGGCGGTGGGGGCTCTCCTCGTCTACGACATCGCTAAACATCTAACCTACGAGAACGTGGAGCgctggctgaaggagctgagaGATCACGCCGACAGCAACATCGTCATCATGCTGGTGGGAAACAAGAGCGACCTGCGTCACCTCCGAGCTGTTCCCACTGACGAGGCTCGGGCTTTTGCTGGTTAGACTCtttatattctgtttttattgtttaactTAATTAAACCAGAAACAGACGAGTGAGTCAGATGCATATCTCAGTAGCCGGGTCAGACCGGTCTCTTATCTGAGGAATGTCACATATTTGGTTTACGGTTAACGTGTTCTGTTGCTCAACTTtcccctgcagagaaaaacGGTTTATCTTTCCTGGAGACATCGGCTCTGGACTCCACCAACGTCGAGACGGCCTTCCAGACCATTCTGACAGGTCGgcacttttctttgtttacacaGGAACACATCGTAGAGAGACATCAGCTCTGATCACTTAAATCATCTCTATGAGGTCAGGGGTCACTC
This window contains:
- the rab11a gene encoding ras-related protein Rab-11A, translating into MGTRDDEYDYLFKVVLIGDSGVGKSNLLSRFTRNEFNLESKSTIGVEFATRSIQVDGKTVKAQIWDTAGQERYRAITSAYYRGAVGALLVYDIAKHLTYENVERWLKELRDHADSNIVIMLVGNKSDLRHLRAVPTDEARAFAEKNGLSFLETSALDSTNVETAFQTILTEIYRIVSQKQMSERQESDMSPSNNVVNIQVQPTENKPKMQCCQNI